The following coding sequences lie in one Thermoleophilia bacterium genomic window:
- a CDS encoding NUDIX hydrolase → MRVHVEVAVFTVRDGRLQVLLARRSGGIWILPGAVPADDGGLDHAAHCALETGAGLRGVAMEQLYTFDGDGHEVAVAYLALIDWSRHPLSPGPDVVEVRWFPFDDLPTMGKGESAVVGYGLARLRAKTTYAPVAVNLLPDLFTLGEIQTVYEVLLGRRLDSRNFRRDVLGAGVVADSGHVRSEGRGRPARLYSSAGGHFAVDARERRAARAISSGDDPPQ, encoded by the coding sequence ATGAGGGTGCACGTGGAGGTTGCCGTTTTCACCGTGCGCGATGGCCGGCTTCAGGTCCTCCTCGCCCGCCGTTCAGGGGGCATCTGGATCTTGCCCGGTGCGGTTCCGGCCGACGATGGCGGCCTCGACCACGCGGCGCACTGCGCCCTCGAGACTGGTGCCGGACTCCGGGGTGTGGCGATGGAGCAGCTCTACACATTCGACGGAGATGGGCACGAGGTCGCGGTTGCGTACCTCGCGCTGATCGACTGGAGTCGGCATCCGTTGTCCCCGGGACCGGATGTGGTGGAGGTCCGGTGGTTCCCGTTCGACGACCTACCCACCATGGGGAAGGGTGAGTCGGCCGTTGTGGGGTACGGCCTCGCTCGCCTGCGCGCGAAAACGACGTACGCGCCGGTCGCCGTCAACCTCCTTCCCGATTTGTTCACCCTCGGTGAGATCCAGACGGTCTATGAGGTCCTGTTGGGTCGTCGGCTCGATTCACGGAATTTCCGTCGGGACGTGCTCGGTGCCGGAGTGGTTGCGGACTCCGGACACGTGCGTTCCGAGGGGCGGGGGCGCCCCGCCCGGCTGTATTCCTCAGCGGGCGGCCACTTCGCCGTGGACGCCCGGGAGCGCCGGGCCGCCCGAGCGATCTCCTCGGGGGACGATCCGCCCCAGTAG
- a CDS encoding MBL fold metallo-hydrolase, protein MHQGYARLARMDVHPGDIIQIDTLLGGVSGMTGVHLIPGDQPALIDCGTQTSTETVRAAVANAGIAPDELAWLVLTHVHLDHCGAVGDLARVFPKASIVVHPRGVRHLVDPARLVHGTHVIYGRLAATIGGLTPVDEHRIIAADDGHGIPIGPGRTLRVVWAPGHARHHMALLDESRGVLFAGDAVGATMGGGAIYPSLPPPEFDVVAAVDTLDTFDQISPTVIYLSHFGDAGDPGAAIDLGRRAQSAMGEAARQSHARAPGDRGALRSAVDAAWPPDSALATPEARIRWLAFGWYDNNMDGLMVMAEREAKVAA, encoded by the coding sequence ATGCATCAAGGGTATGCGAGACTCGCACGGATGGACGTACATCCCGGTGACATCATTCAGATTGACACCCTTCTCGGTGGCGTGTCCGGAATGACCGGGGTCCACCTCATTCCGGGCGATCAGCCCGCTCTGATCGACTGCGGGACCCAGACGAGCACCGAAACGGTCCGGGCGGCGGTCGCGAATGCCGGTATCGCGCCCGATGAGTTGGCATGGCTGGTGCTCACCCACGTCCACCTCGATCACTGCGGCGCGGTGGGCGATCTCGCCCGTGTCTTCCCCAAGGCGTCAATCGTCGTGCACCCCCGCGGAGTGCGTCACTTGGTGGACCCCGCACGCCTCGTTCACGGCACGCATGTCATTTACGGGCGCCTCGCGGCTACGATCGGAGGCCTCACTCCGGTGGACGAGCACCGGATCATCGCGGCCGACGACGGCCACGGGATACCGATCGGACCGGGCCGGACCCTTCGGGTGGTCTGGGCTCCCGGGCATGCACGGCACCACATGGCCCTTCTGGATGAGTCACGGGGTGTGTTGTTCGCGGGTGACGCCGTGGGGGCGACAATGGGTGGCGGTGCGATCTACCCATCCCTCCCGCCGCCCGAGTTCGACGTGGTCGCCGCCGTGGACACGCTTGACACCTTCGATCAGATCTCGCCGACCGTGATCTACCTGAGTCATTTCGGTGACGCCGGGGACCCGGGTGCGGCCATCGATCTCGGTCGGCGCGCCCAATCGGCGATGGGGGAAGCCGCTCGACAGTCCCATGCTCGCGCCCCGGGTGACCGCGGTGCCCTGCGGTCGGCCGTGGACGCCGCCTGGCCACCAGATTCCGCGCTCGCGACTCCCGAGGCCCGTATCCGGTGGCTGGCATTCGGCTGGTACGACAACAACATGGACGGGCTCATGGTCATGGCCGAGCGCGAGGCGAAGGTCGCCGCATGA
- the rpiA gene encoding ribose 5-phosphate isomerase A — MANTREAAWAAAGAACANLVEDGMRVGLGTGRAATAAIVALGARVRSEGLRVVGVPTSPRSAELAVTAGLTMGVLDDPLDLAFDGADAIDARGLCVKGAGGAMVRERIVAMSAPRFIVLVDPPKMVASLDEWGILPIAVVPFAANTVIRALGTFAPTRRDSLSDDGLVLLDLRLPPRSDWAAVADEIRRVPGVIDHGLFRLVLADVFIGHPDGSVATAA; from the coding sequence ATGGCGAACACGAGAGAGGCCGCGTGGGCCGCCGCAGGCGCTGCCTGCGCCAACCTGGTGGAAGACGGAATGCGGGTCGGTCTCGGCACGGGACGCGCGGCCACGGCCGCGATCGTGGCTCTCGGCGCGCGGGTGCGGTCTGAGGGACTCCGTGTGGTGGGCGTCCCCACCTCACCACGCAGCGCGGAGCTGGCGGTTACGGCCGGGCTTACGATGGGCGTCCTCGACGACCCGCTTGACTTGGCCTTCGACGGGGCGGACGCCATCGATGCACGCGGCCTGTGTGTCAAAGGGGCGGGTGGCGCGATGGTGCGCGAGCGGATCGTCGCCATGTCGGCACCACGCTTTATCGTCTTGGTGGATCCCCCGAAGATGGTCGCGTCGCTCGACGAGTGGGGCATCCTTCCCATCGCGGTCGTTCCGTTCGCGGCGAACACCGTGATCCGGGCGCTCGGCACGTTCGCACCCACGCGCAGGGATTCCCTGAGCGACGACGGACTGGTTCTGCTCGACCTTCGCCTTCCCCCCAGATCGGACTGGGCGGCCGTAGCGGACGAAATCCGCCGGGTTCCGGGGGTCATCGACCACGGCCTGTTCCGCCTCGTCCTCGCGGACGTGTTCATCGGCCACCCGGACGGATCGGTGGCCACCGCCGCGTGA
- a CDS encoding DUF1727 domain-containing protein, with product MGHPSHRGRSVRGEHRDPGARHVRTHAQGFPERRRTGSARPSPSPQIGLGGRSGRNPPGSGGHRPRPVPPRPRGRVHRPPGRIGGHRRVSLLARGSAGLARAAGRVSRALGRGGGTTVPGVVLLRLNPGAVRTLAADLVDGSILVSATNGKTTTTRLIAGALRADGRCVVTNAAGANLLTGVAAALANHRDGAGAAGTGVFECDEAALPAIADTVRPRAVVLMNLFRDQLDRHGELEAIGGRWETMIAGFAAAPGPTLVLCADDPLVAALPRPDSRVVWFGIDDPAVSGSHLSHSADSTRCRICSAALVYDHIWIGHLGAWRCPSCESTRPPRDVSVIHAGLTGGRGANPIIRTPEGEVQIHLTLPGLHNVLNAAAALAGAIAMGVSAARAAAAISEVPAAFGRAERVTVDDHEVVLLLAKNPTGTNENVRTLLLDDGDHDILVALNDQIADGRDVSWIWDVDFEPLLARTRHITVTGDRAHDLALRFKYAGMAPDSLHVEPDPGRALDVALGALSPGGTLTVFPTYTAMHQIRAALVARGAATLSWDEA from the coding sequence GTGGGGCATCCTTCCCATCGCGGTCGTTCCGTTCGCGGCGAACACCGTGATCCGGGCGCTCGGCACGTTCGCACCCACGCGCAGGGATTCCCTGAGCGACGACGGACTGGTTCTGCTCGACCTTCGCCTTCCCCCCAGATCGGACTGGGCGGCCGTAGCGGACGAAATCCGCCGGGTTCCGGGGGTCATCGACCACGGCCTGTTCCGCCTCGTCCTCGCGGACGTGTTCATCGGCCACCCGGACGGATCGGTGGCCACCGCCGCGTGAGCCTGCTGGCCCGAGGATCCGCCGGACTTGCGCGTGCCGCCGGACGGGTATCACGGGCGCTCGGCCGGGGGGGCGGCACGACCGTGCCGGGAGTCGTCTTGCTCCGACTCAATCCCGGTGCCGTGCGGACCCTCGCCGCCGACCTCGTGGACGGCAGCATCCTTGTCTCCGCGACCAACGGCAAGACGACAACGACGCGCCTCATCGCCGGGGCGTTGCGGGCCGACGGCCGTTGCGTGGTGACCAACGCGGCGGGGGCGAACCTCCTCACTGGAGTTGCCGCCGCCCTCGCAAACCACCGTGACGGCGCTGGGGCGGCGGGCACCGGGGTCTTCGAATGCGACGAGGCGGCGCTCCCGGCCATCGCCGACACGGTTCGCCCGCGCGCGGTTGTGCTTATGAATCTCTTCCGTGACCAGTTGGATCGCCACGGCGAACTCGAAGCGATCGGGGGACGTTGGGAAACGATGATCGCCGGGTTCGCGGCCGCGCCGGGCCCCACCCTCGTGCTCTGCGCCGACGACCCCCTTGTCGCCGCTCTCCCCCGCCCGGATTCCCGGGTCGTGTGGTTTGGGATCGACGACCCCGCGGTCTCCGGGTCGCACCTGTCTCACTCCGCCGACTCCACTCGTTGCCGCATCTGCTCGGCGGCCCTCGTGTACGACCACATCTGGATCGGCCACCTCGGTGCATGGCGGTGCCCGTCGTGCGAATCGACTCGCCCCCCGCGTGACGTGTCCGTGATCCACGCCGGACTCACCGGAGGGCGTGGGGCCAATCCGATTATCCGCACCCCCGAGGGCGAGGTCCAGATCCATCTCACGCTCCCGGGACTCCACAACGTGCTGAACGCGGCCGCCGCGCTCGCTGGCGCGATCGCCATGGGCGTTTCCGCCGCGCGGGCCGCCGCCGCGATCTCTGAGGTCCCGGCGGCCTTCGGGCGCGCGGAACGGGTGACCGTGGATGATCACGAGGTCGTCCTGCTCTTGGCCAAGAACCCGACCGGCACGAACGAGAACGTGCGAACGCTTCTTCTGGACGACGGTGATCACGACATCCTGGTCGCACTCAATGACCAGATCGCCGACGGGCGTGACGTGTCGTGGATCTGGGATGTGGACTTCGAGCCCCTCCTTGCTCGCACGCGCCATATCACCGTCACGGGTGACCGCGCGCACGACCTCGCCCTGCGGTTCAAGTACGCAGGAATGGCCCCGGACTCCCTCCACGTCGAGCCCGACCCCGGCCGTGCGCTAGACGTGGCGCTCGGTGCCCTGTCGCCCGGCGGTACCCTTACGGTTTTCCCCACCTACACCGCCATGCATCAGATCCGGGCGGCTCTTGTCGCACGGGGCGCTGCGACCCTCTCGTGGGATGAAGCCTGA
- a CDS encoding class I SAM-dependent methyltransferase produces the protein MKPDGPSHLRGHASDSGGSRRTRRYDPRLGRGLMVAISPARGFIQEHVHYADDAGFWQAHADRLGGLVVDLGSAAGRVAIPLALANHSVWAVDADPEMLCVLEERARVAGVSHLIECHVGDLARPTLPPSVSLVIIAMNTLQVLHDEHEHLTCLTACAAALRPGGEVILDVAMPAFDDVLPNLGVEITQSSYRDPDTGTLVTQSAVYEFADPTSGTLSFRIIIERHTPDGDESRVERVHHVHLFAPEEVRALARRSGLDVLDVHGGFQCERLSPESERHVYRLGIAE, from the coding sequence ATGAAGCCTGATGGTCCTTCCCACCTACGCGGCCATGCATCAGATTCGGGCGGATCTCGTCGCACGCGGCGCTACGACCCTCGCCTGGGACGAGGCCTGATGGTGGCCATCTCCCCGGCCCGGGGTTTCATCCAGGAGCACGTCCACTACGCGGACGATGCGGGGTTCTGGCAGGCCCACGCCGATCGCCTCGGGGGACTGGTGGTGGACCTCGGATCCGCCGCCGGGCGGGTGGCGATCCCCCTCGCCCTCGCGAATCATTCGGTGTGGGCAGTGGATGCCGACCCCGAGATGCTGTGCGTCCTTGAGGAACGCGCTCGGGTGGCCGGGGTGAGCCACCTCATCGAATGCCACGTCGGTGATCTCGCGCGTCCCACGCTGCCCCCGTCGGTGTCGCTCGTGATCATCGCCATGAACACCCTTCAGGTACTTCACGACGAGCACGAGCACCTCACCTGTCTCACGGCGTGCGCCGCCGCGCTGCGGCCCGGGGGTGAGGTCATCCTGGATGTCGCCATGCCCGCCTTCGACGACGTCCTCCCCAACCTTGGAGTGGAGATCACCCAGTCGTCCTACCGTGACCCCGACACCGGGACACTGGTCACGCAATCGGCGGTCTACGAGTTCGCCGACCCCACATCAGGGACCCTTTCGTTCCGGATCATCATCGAACGCCACACCCCGGACGGCGACGAATCACGGGTTGAGCGGGTTCACCACGTCCACCTCTTCGCCCCCGAGGAGGTCCGCGCCCTCGCGCGGCGTTCCGGGCTCGACGTGCTTGACGTGCACGGGGGCTTTCAATGTGAACGCCTTTCCCCGGAATCCGAACGTCACGTTTACCGCCTTGGGATCGCCGAATGA